The Arachis ipaensis cultivar K30076 chromosome B03, Araip1.1, whole genome shotgun sequence region accagagagatgagattagacgaacTTATCTTAAATGGGGTCATATCAAAagtattttgacaattattttctatctggccccccaaaaattttatttcaagttccgccactgctAGCTAGTATTATTAGAAGACATAGATTTATtttaaacaaattatttttggtttcagATAacatttgtttaattatttttttaatttttttcagccAAAACTAGTGAAGTAGAAATAtataacttattttattttattttgtcttggtattttaattatattttattctgAAACATCAAATTATTAAACAATAAATACATACACAAAATGTGTAGCACGTTAacagtttgtaaaaatatttatgcGTGCGAGGCATATATCTCTCTCCCTTACAACAATAAAAAAGGttcatgagaaaaataaattatgagTTCAATATAACAATGATAAAGTCTTATCTTATTAAGTTAAAGTGCAAATTCAATAATCGAAAAATTTCCTAATGTTGTTGATAAAGTTTTCTAGCTAGCAACACAATTATTTTCACTACAATCAATCACTTATTTGAAACAATCATTAGTGGACTTGAATTATTTTCATTACTGCTATATACATTATATATGAATGATCAAAcccaattattaatttttttaaaaatattacaaATACACAAATTGCATTTACTTCATTtacttaataaataaataattaataaataaatataaacaacTAAACAGCATCTGCTCGATCGGATTATGATAATAATTATGTTCATATAACACTACGCTAGCTACTTATTAGAAGTTATGTACATGGTTGTGGGGTTTGTATGTTTTGATGACAGAAGGAGACAAATTTATTTTTCGATATtaggtaaataaaaaaaatgttagaatttgtcttatttaatatttattaattattataataattaatgaatattaaataaaataaattttaaatattttttattaattttttttaattatcaaatatttttatgcAAACGTGGAGCAAAAAGAAATTTTTCCGAAGTCTCCCCGGTGATCAAGAGCTCTCCACGGTTGTCCCCAACACCTTGCTTAATTAATAAAGCAAGTATACATATGATATCACTCGTATGTTTAATTAACTTAAAGTAGAAATGATTGGCATTTACTGAAGTTATAATATAGAAATGGAGATGAAGTGCCATGATTTATGCAAAACACATGCAAGAAGGGTGTTAGAGAAAAAAGCTACTTTTTTTATattaaacacaaaaaatatagtttaatagttaaaaaataatttataaaaaatataacataattaatatattttggtaataatatttaaaaaaatcaactaaaacaataaaattaattttatttaatatttactaattataataataataattaataaatattaaataaaataaatttaaattattatttttttatctgtTTAGTATTACTGATATTTTTGTTTGGATTGTAATATTCCACAATCCCCACACATGCATCATACACATGTATgtctatatatataattgaggcctatataaaaataaatagtcAGAGGGTGAGTATCCTAGCTAGCCTTCAAATACACTGACAAATAATCTAACAAGGATTTCACATCTAATCTCAAAACAAAATGAAgcccttctttgctttcttcatagtcttctctcttctcttggTAAGTATTCTCCTCATCAATAACCATATCTACTCTATCATCATATATATTCAAGTTCCTTTCATCTTTTTCCCAAgcagctttttctttttttctttttcatgaaaTAACTCTTTCATAAACATAATAGTAGTCTATTTATATCTTATAAGTATTTTTATATATcagtctctattttttttttaatttaaaatgtaaaaatgcataaatttatttaatattgtacttaaacaatatttttatttaaaaaaattggtcaaaacttaataaaattttagaatttacAGACGAAAAAACTATAACATCATATTAGAAAACTGTCTCGCTGTAAAAAACTAAACTATTATATAAAAGCATATATATGAATTATTATTCTATACAATCTTcttaataactcaacaaataatttttattatcattattgttATGTTGTTGAtgactatatatatttttgtgtGAATTAATTAAAATAGGGTGCTAACCTGAGCTATGGAAGGAAAGAGTTGGTGGGAGAATATTGGAAGAAGATGATAAAAGGGCAAAGCATGCCTGAAGCAATCAAAGAGATTCTTGTTGTTGAGGATCCACAAATATCATCATCAGATTCATCAAGAACCAAGGATAATTTCATTAGGGACTTTGATATAAAGCCTAATGTCATATTATATCACTCCCACAAGCAGAAGCAAAAGCACAACCACAAAAACCCTTTTCTCAACAACAACTTGGAGGAGCCAGAGAGTTTCAAGAAACAGAaattaaatgaataaaaataattattaatattattattagagGNNNNNNNNNNNNNNNNNNNNNNNNNNNNNNNNNNNNNNNNNNNNNNNNNNNNNNNNNNNNNNNNNNNNNNNNNNNNNNNNNNNNNNNNNNNNNNNNNNNNNNNNNNNNNNNNNNNNNNNNNNNNNNNNNNNNNNNNNNNNNNNNNNNNNNNNNNNNNNNNNNNNNNNNNNNNNNNNNNNNNNNNNNNNNNNNNNNNNNNNNNNNNNNNNNNNNNNNNNNNNNNNNNNNNNNNNNNNNNNNNNNNNNNNNNNNNNNNNNNNNNNNNNNNNNNNNNNNNNNNNNNNNNNNNNNNNNNNNNNNNNNNNNNNNNNNNNNNNNNNNNNNNNNNNNNNNNNNNNNNNNNNNNNNNNNNNNNNNNNNNNNNNNNNNNNNNNNNNNNNNNNNNNNNNNNNNNNNNNNNNNNNNNNNNNNNNNNNNNNNNNNNNNNNNNNNNNNTACcagtattttaataaattttaaccgttaatcttaattatatatgttatatatatttttataattaagatcagcgattaaaaattattaaataaaataccaGTGCACTGATGATATAGTTAAAAGTTTTTCTATGTATCTATTTTTATGTAATCAATAGACATATATCATATGTGTCAGGGTTATTGCTCTTGATTATATCTATTATCTTTTTTCCTCTATGAGATTATACGTATTGTTGGATTATATTTATAGtcagttttgttttattttgcatAATTCCTTAGGAAAGGTTCAAGAAGTTATTGTTANNNNNNNNNNNNNNNNNNNNNNNNNNNNNNNNNNNNNNNNNNNNNNNNNNNNNNNNNNNNNNNNNNNNNNNNNNNNNNNNNNNNNNNNNNNNNNNNNNNNNNNNNNNNNNNNNNNNNNNNNNNNNNNNNNNNNNNNNNNNNNNNNNNNNNNNNNNNNNNNNNNNNNNNNNNNNNNNNNNNNNNNNNNNNNNNNNNNNNNNNNNNNNNNNNNNNNNNNNNNNNNNNNNNNNNNNNNNNNNNNNNNNNNNNNNNNNNNNNNNNNNNNNNNNNNNNNNNNNNNNNNNNNNNNNNNNNNNNNNNNNNNNNNNNNNNNNNNNNNNNNNNNNNNNNNNNNNNNNNNNNNNNNNNNNNNNNNNNNNNNNNNNNNNNNNNNNNNNNNNNNNNNNNNNNNNNNNNNNNNNNNNNNNNNNNNNNNNNNaataaaaattaaaacttataaaaaatttatataaataaaaaaaaatgttcatAAGtgtgttaaaaacttaaaatataattatttatgtatctGATTCTATTTATACATAGTTACATCATCAACATATATATTGTTCTTTAAAAGTTTCTAAGTTCTCTATGAAATTAAGCTCAATATAATTGGTGGTATGCCCAATCTCATAACCAACAATCTTTCTCTAACTATTATTAgcctaaaagagaaaataaatatatttttgaacatttatattattatattatgtgttaatatttattctattattttaaaaCTTTAGTGTGATCCTTACTTAAATATTCAAAtgattatagttttttttttttttaccaaagatagaaaactcgaactcgcaacctcttaattgagtatgggaagactatgccatttgagttataactcattagcCAAATAATTATAGTTTGTTTAAACTAATAAATAAAAGCATATGATGATAGTAGTTATATATCTAACATTTAAATAATGTAAATTCCTTTGTTCTTGATATTCTTCTAGATATTTAAATAACAttaaagaataataaataaaaccCCAATTAGGACTTGCAATACGGAGATATAAAACTGCCACAACTTTCACGAGAACATGAACCTATCCCAATTGATATCCTAGTTTATTCGGATGATGACATTTGACAAATGACCAATATATATTATAAGAAATTAAGTAAGTTTAATTTACTTCAAAAATTAGTTTAAccgataaaaataaatattttttgatttttttagtgtttttatttttattattaaaaatttatcaaacacactaaaaaataaaaaatatattttttatcaatttaattaaTACCGTCCAAACAAGCACAAATATTTGAAGTCCCAAATTTGAGGATGACTTAAATTTTTGTGTGGTGTAAGAGTGGtccataataattttttaaccaAACTTTGAtaccatataaaaaattaaatggaCTTAACTTACATAAAAAATTAGTTGATAGATCCTTTCAAtttttgtctaattttttttataaagtatgatgttttattatttaacattttttttatatgttatctctTAAACtcctttaaaaaaatatatatagtaatacGAAATcacactttaaaaaaaaaaacttaaaagacaaaaaaaattaagagatttatttttctttttattttcatgcactaaTAAGAAAACACCAATTATGCTACTCCTGCATTATTTTCTACATGTATATTATTTGTCTGACTGTCTTTTTTGTCCATTTACTAATTAAGGATGGATGAAATACATGATATTAAAGATAAGTATGATATCAATCATTGACAAATAGACCATTTTTTTCCCTTGTACCAAAGGTTGGTGGTGGGTACACTGTATACTTGGCCGTTAAAAACATAGactatctatttattttttaattatttcggtacctcaagaaattaaaatgtaaattacTCTCAATTATCATTATTGTGTAATAATTAAGTCTAATTGCATATGTATTTAACAAATGAAATAAATCttcatatatattttattttaatatatatagtattgtgtttaaattaaattttaaataattaatctaTTGTATCATTTCTATCTGTATAAGAATATAAAATTTGCAACTCGCATATATTTTAAATGGTATACG contains the following coding sequences:
- the LOC107634084 gene encoding uncharacterized protein LOC107634084 (The sequence of the model RefSeq protein was modified relative to this genomic sequence to represent the inferred CDS: added 24 bases not found in genome assembly); protein product: MKPFFAFFIVFSLLLGANLSYGRKELVGEYWKKMIKGQSMPEAIKEILVVEDPQISSSDSSRTKDNFIRDFDIKPNVILYHSHKQKQKHNHKNPFLNNNLEEPEFQETENK